From Nocardia sp. NBC_00416:
GACCGGTTTGCGCAGCGGTCTCGGGCTACCGGAGTGGTTGTCGATCTCGGTCGGCTATATCTGCGCTTTCGCGCTGGCGTTCTACCTCAACCGGCGACTCAACTTCCGTTCCCACGCACCGGCCGGAAAGCAGGCGGTGATCTACACGGTGGTCGTGGTGATCAACTATCTCGTCTTCATCCTCGGTGTGGGGGCGGGTCTCGCGGCGCTCGGCCTGCAGTACCACCTCGCCCGGCTGCTGGCGGGCGCGTGCGAG
This genomic window contains:
- a CDS encoding GtrA family protein; translated protein: MQDLATNADTWEIRFARWCAAVVARLPWGLDRVVAPTFLGFAVINGCTFGIDLLILTGLRSGLGLPEWLSISVGYICAFALAFYLNRRLNFRSHAPAGKQAVIYTVVVVINYLVFILGVGAGLAALGLQYHLARLLAGACEAVYMYSAMRWIVFRRRRPADHPV